The following are from one region of the Candidatus Limnocylindria bacterium genome:
- a CDS encoding ABC transporter permease translates to MAERVEEPIKYDTLQNYPTEQVGTGVFPTRVPHESPLRTTPLPPQNWFQKHEALIIGTAAVVVFFAVWQAVGSARIVSRLFLPAPTDVIEAFTELVKDGELAQDLGYSGAEFGIGYVLAAVVAIPLGLLLGWYPRFRYALDPFVTFLYATPRIVLLPLFIIWFGIGMESKIAVIFLGAFFAILINTTAGVRNLDAHLIKVARSLGAGDLVIFKTIALPGSVPFILTGLRLGIGHALIGVVVGELVAAQHGIGRMMAIAGATFQSSKVFAGLFFIAAAGMLLTYALQRLERHFDAWRPQR, encoded by the coding sequence ATGGCGGAGCGCGTCGAGGAACCCATCAAGTACGACACCCTCCAGAACTATCCGACCGAGCAGGTAGGGACCGGGGTCTTCCCGACGCGCGTTCCCCACGAGTCGCCGCTGCGGACCACGCCGCTCCCGCCTCAGAACTGGTTCCAGAAGCACGAAGCACTGATCATCGGGACGGCCGCGGTCGTCGTCTTCTTCGCCGTCTGGCAGGCTGTCGGGTCGGCGCGGATCGTGTCGCGGCTCTTCCTGCCCGCGCCGACAGATGTCATCGAAGCTTTCACCGAGCTCGTGAAGGACGGCGAGCTCGCGCAGGACCTCGGGTACTCCGGCGCGGAATTCGGTATCGGCTACGTACTCGCCGCCGTCGTCGCGATCCCGCTCGGCCTTCTCCTCGGCTGGTATCCGCGGTTCCGGTACGCGCTCGATCCGTTCGTCACGTTCCTCTATGCCACACCACGCATCGTGCTCTTGCCGCTGTTCATCATCTGGTTCGGGATCGGCATGGAGTCGAAGATCGCGGTGATCTTCCTCGGCGCGTTCTTCGCGATCCTCATCAACACCACTGCGGGCGTGCGCAACCTCGATGCGCATCTCATCAAGGTCGCGCGCTCGCTCGGCGCGGGGGATCTCGTCATCTTCAAGACGATCGCTTTGCCGGGATCGGTCCCCTTCATCCTCACCGGCCTGCGCCTCGGCATCGGTCACGCTCTGATCGGTGTCGTCGTCGGCGAGCTCGTGGCTGCGCAGCACGGGATCGGACGGATGATGGCGATCGCCGGCGCGACGTTCCAGAGCTCGAAGGTCTTCGCCGGCCTCTTCTTCATCGCGGCCGCGGGCATGCTGCTCACCTACGCGCTGCAGCGGCTCGAGCGTCACTTCGACGCGTGGCGCCCGCAGCGCTGA